The DNA window CATCGTGGGTTTTTGTCGTAGCCATACTTTGTATAAATAATTCATTACTGCCGCCAATCGTTAAATCTCCGACTTTTACGGGGCGCGTTTTTGAACGGTGTGTCATCTCGCTCATGAAAAAATCTCTCCTTTTTAGTGGTGGCCTGTTTTACCGGCTCACATATCTTTGTCCTACATACTAGCAATACATCAAATTATGCAGGCTCTCTTCTATTACCTATAGCCATTTTAGCAGTGTCGCGCTCTAAAAGACAAGAAAGACGGTTAATTAGCGATAGCTTTTATTACGAATAACGTAGAAACTTAAACCTTTTTAGTAGCTGGTTTTTTAGGGTAGTAACCAATTGCTAAGTATAGATAGAGGATAGTAAGCAAACTAGTAGCTAAGGTAACACTAAAACCAAAGTCAAAAAAGCTTAATACGAATGCAATAAATGTCGGAAATGTGACACTAAGTGCAGTTGTTCTCCAGACGTGACGGTATTCACCACGCCGTTTTCTTCCATTCAATATTACTAAAGCAATAAAGGCAAAAAAGCTAATTTTAACAAAATGATAAATTGTAGTAGAAACAAACAAGAAGATAAAAGCAAATGGATATAATAGCCACTCTATTTCTTCTACAAATTCAACAAGTCCGTCTATGCCACTAGATGAATTGCCTAACCCTGTAATCCATTCTATAAAGGAAACAACTGTCAACAGCGTGATAAACACAAAAATAAATTGCATTATTTTTCCGATGGTCATAATTCTGACGGCTGCTTGTTTTTTAGGTTCTATCAAACTCGCTTTAAATAATTGGTATATATTCAAATTCATCTTCCTTTCATCAATATCAATAATCGTACCACGTAGATTGTAAAAAAATATCCGGTTTTGTTACGGGAATGTAAATTTTGAAGAAAGGTGTTTACAAATTATTAGTAAACTACGCATAATAGGTTAGGTGTGAATATGAAGTTTAGGAGTTGAATAGGTATCGTGGAAATGAACTGGCAAGAAATCCTCTTTTCCTTCTTTGGTGGATTAGGGATTTTCCTATTTTCAATTAAGTTTATGGGTGATGCTTTACAAAAAGCAGCAGGTGATAAACTGCGTGACATCTTGGATCGTTTTACAACTAATCCATTCATGGGTGTTTTAGTAGGTATTATTGTAACCATCTTAATTCAATCAAGTTCAGGTACTACAGTAATTGTGGTTGGATTAGTTAGTGCTGGGTTTATGACCTTGAGACAGGCAATTGGTGTTATAATGGGTGCCAACATTGGTACGACTGTAACAGCCTTTATCATCGGACTAGACGTAGGAGCATACTCCTTACCAATTATGGCAGTCGGAGCCGCTATGATTTTCTTCATTAAGAAAAACAAAATCCAAAACATCGGACAAGTTATCTTCGGTTTTGGTGGTCTTTTCTACGGTATGGAATTAATGGGTGGCGGGATGAAACCGTTGCGCGAATTACCAGCCTTTATCGATATGACGATTAATCTGAGTGAATTCCCAATTTTAGGAGTATTCGTAGGAACAGTCTTTACATTAATTGTTCAGAGCTCAAGTGGTACTGTAGCAATTCTTCAGGGACTTTACGCTGAAAACATCCTGACGCTTGGCGCATCACTGCCAGTTCTATTCGGTGACAATATCGGGACGACCATCACAGCTGTACTTGCAGCACTTGGGACTTCGATTGCAGCACGCCGTGCAGCAGCAGTACATGTACTGTTTAATATTGTTGGGTCGGTTATCTTCTTAATCTTATTAATTCCTTTTACAGCGTATGTAGAATGGATTTCAGGGGTCTTGGCATTAGAGCCGAAAATGCAAATTGCATTTGCTCATGGTTCATTTAACGTAGCAAACACGATCATTCAATTCCCATTAATAGGTGCTTGGGCATATCTTGTAACAAAAGTTATTCCAGGTGAAGAAGTATTAGTTGAATTTAAACCAAAACATTTAGATATCCACTTTATCGAACAATCTCCTTCTATTGCACTTGGTCAAGCAAAAGAAGAAATTTTGCGCATGGGTCAATATTCAGTGCAAGGATTAGAAGAAACATATAAGTATTTAATGTCTAAGAGTAAGAAAAATGCAGAAATGGGTTATCAGTTAGAAGATGCAATCAACAATCTTGATAGCAAAATCACAGATTACCTCGTACTCATTTCAGCGGAATCGATATCAGCAGCTGATTCCACACGTCACACAATGTTAATGGAAACGGTTCGTGACATTGAACGAATTGGTGATCATTTTGAAAACATCATTGAGCTAGTTGACTATCAGGAAAACAATAAAGTGAAAATCACGGATAGTGCAATGGAAGATTTAACAGAAATGTTTACATTGACGATTGCAACAGTTCAAAAAGCATTAAACGCTTTGGATACAACTAGCCATGAACTTGCTCGTGAAGTAGCTGAACAAGAAGACTTAATCGACAAAATGGAACGTAAATTCCGCAAAAAACATATTTTACGCTTGAACGAAGGCGTATGTACTGGACAAGCAGGAATTGTCTTTGTCGACATCGTAAGTAACTTAGAGCGAATCGGTGACCATGCAGTGAATATTGCAGAAGCAATTTTAGGAAACCGCGCTTAAGTAAATATAAAAGCCTCTCTTCTATCACACTTTACATTTATAAAAATGTAGAGCACGATAGTAGAGAGGCTTTTTATAGGGAGGAATAGAGATGGAAATCATCGGTTGGATTTTAATCTTGCTTTGTTTTGCTATTGGATTTATCGGTTTGGTTTATCCAATTATACCGGCTGTCTTGTTTATTTTCGGAGGCTTTATCATGTACGGCTTGTTTTTCAGCTTTAGTGATTTGCCATGGTGGTTCTGGGCGATTCAAAGTTTATTTGTTATTTTATTATTTGGGGCAGATGCGATTGCAAATGCTTATGGTGTTAAAAAATTCGGAGGATCCAGAGCAGGTCTTTGGGGTAGTACAATTGGTTTGATTGTTGGTCCTTTCGTAATCCCAATTGTGGGCATTTTAATTGGACCTTTTATCGGTGCAATCATTGCTGAGATTCTTTTTAATAAATCGACTTTAAAGAAATCATTTCTTTCTGGTGTTGGATCAGTCGTCGGTTTTATCA is part of the Planococcus sp. PAMC 21323 genome and encodes:
- a CDS encoding DUF456 domain-containing protein, producing the protein MEIIGWILILLCFAIGFIGLVYPIIPAVLFIFGGFIMYGLFFSFSDLPWWFWAIQSLFVILLFGADAIANAYGVKKFGGSRAGLWGSTIGLIVGPFVIPIVGILIGPFIGAIIAEILFNKSTLKKSFLSGVGSVVGFITSVFTKGIIQTVMVIIFFFTI
- a CDS encoding Na/Pi cotransporter family protein, giving the protein MEMNWQEILFSFFGGLGIFLFSIKFMGDALQKAAGDKLRDILDRFTTNPFMGVLVGIIVTILIQSSSGTTVIVVGLVSAGFMTLRQAIGVIMGANIGTTVTAFIIGLDVGAYSLPIMAVGAAMIFFIKKNKIQNIGQVIFGFGGLFYGMELMGGGMKPLRELPAFIDMTINLSEFPILGVFVGTVFTLIVQSSSGTVAILQGLYAENILTLGASLPVLFGDNIGTTITAVLAALGTSIAARRAAAVHVLFNIVGSVIFLILLIPFTAYVEWISGVLALEPKMQIAFAHGSFNVANTIIQFPLIGAWAYLVTKVIPGEEVLVEFKPKHLDIHFIEQSPSIALGQAKEEILRMGQYSVQGLEETYKYLMSKSKKNAEMGYQLEDAINNLDSKITDYLVLISAESISAADSTRHTMLMETVRDIERIGDHFENIIELVDYQENNKVKITDSAMEDLTEMFTLTIATVQKALNALDTTSHELAREVAEQEDLIDKMERKFRKKHILRLNEGVCTGQAGIVFVDIVSNLERIGDHAVNIAEAILGNRA
- a CDS encoding DUF1189 family protein, with protein sequence MNIYQLFKASLIEPKKQAAVRIMTIGKIMQFIFVFITLLTVVSFIEWITGLGNSSSGIDGLVEFVEEIEWLLYPFAFIFLFVSTTIYHFVKISFFAFIALVILNGRKRRGEYRHVWRTTALSVTFPTFIAFVLSFFDFGFSVTLATSLLTILYLYLAIGYYPKKPATKKV